Sequence from the Fibrobacterota bacterium genome:
GAAATGCTAGTTTTGAAGTTTTTGACGGAATCACACTAAATTCAAAAGAAAGCGGGTAAGCGATGCTAGCGAAACGCGTAGCGATTGGACTCTTCGGCATGGCGGGGTCTCTCCTGGTTTTAGCCGGCTGCGGCGGCGGAGACAAGAAGGTCTATTTCGGAAACCTGACGGACGGGGCCAGCGTAGAAAGCCCGTTTAAAGTGGAAATGAAGGCGGAAAACCTGATCGTCGAGCCCGCGACCATGGGCGTGAATCAAGGCCACGGCCATTTCCATATCATCGTGGATGCGCCTTTGGCTTCCCCTTCGGAACCGATGGCGAAGGATGCGGTGCATCTCCATTTCGGGGACGGACAGACCGAAACCACCTTGGACTTGCCGGTCGGGCAGCATACCCTCATCCTGCAATTCGCCAAGGGCGACCATGTCCCCTACGATCCGCCCATCTACCAGCAGGTTACGGTGAACGTCACTAAGCGCAATGCCCCGGAACCGGCCGCGGCCAAGCCGGCGGATTCGACCGCGGCTAAGGTGGACACGACCGCAAAGGCCGCTGCTTCAGCGACCGCGGATACGTCCAAAGCCAAGGCGAAGAAGGCCGCCCCTAAAGCGGCCAAGAAGAAAACCAAGTAAAAGGAAGAGGCCGCTCAGCCCATAGCTGGCTGCGGCCAAACGATAGAAGCCGCCCGGATGGTATTGGATTTCCATCCGGCCGGCCGCCTTTTCCACGGGCAGGGCCATGAAATGCCCCTGGGCTTCCGCGGCGGGCCTCCAACTTCCCCCGTCCACGCGATAGCGCCAGCCGACCGCATAGTGCTCCCGGAACAATAGGGTATCCCCGGCGCTCCAGCGCGAGCGGATCCAGACCGTGCCATCGCGCGGTTCGCGCACGCACAGGTCCCGATACCCGGAATAGCCCTCTTCGCATGCGGACACTGCCACGGAATCTGGTGCGGCCCGTAAGTTTTCCAGGCGAGGGCGCCAGCCCTTTACCTCATAGGCAATGACCTCTCCGAAGCGGCCCATGGGCGTCAGGGAGTCGCCATGGAATTCGGGGAGGTCACGATTACTGAATAGGTAGCGGCCGGATTTTTCTCCCGGGGTCATGTTTTCACGCCAACGCCAAAGCAGGGGCAGATGGGCGGTGACATGCCGGTATCCGAAGACGGCATGGATGCCGCAGCTCAAGGCCGTCTTCTCGCGCTCCAGGAGCGGAAAATGATCCATCGGATCATTGTGCATCTGCCACAATTCATGGCCGGGATACTCGAGATAATGGTTCACGCGCCAGAAGGGCTGGGTGGCCTTATCGAGTATGGCCGCGCTTGCGGGCGGCTCCAGGTAGTAGGACGAAGGGAACAGGTAGAAATGGTCCCAATGCAAACGCAGCAGATCGATGAGCAGGATCAGGAAAAGCGCCGATAGGGCCCGCCTTCTGAGGCGCCGCCTTCTGAGGCGCCGTCTTCCGAGGCGGGCGCCAATTGCAGGCCGGGCGTAAAAGAGGATGGCCGCGGCGGAAAGGGCCAACACCGCGCCATCGGAGGCATAACGGCCCATCAGCAAAGCCATTTTGCGCAAGTAATGCGCGCAAGGATGGAGCGAACGCATCGGCCCCAGGAAGTCCAGAGCGCTCCCGATGGGATCGGGATGGAACCGGAGGAAGGCCATGCCGACCGCCAGGACCGAGGCGACTATCGCGAACGGGAATGCCCCGCGCGCGGACGGACGCGCCGCCCAGCGTTGCAATCCATGGGCGGAGAGCGGGGCCAGGCCCAGGACGAAAAGGATCAGGAACCGGGCCGGCCGCCGGAAATCGTTGAGGAAAGGGATATGGAATTGGATTTGGCTGGCGCCTAAGGCGGGCCCCAAGGCGAGCCACAATCCGAAGAGGCCGGCCACACAAAGCCAGCGTAGATCCGCGTTGGCCCGACGAGGGGAGGCGAACAGGCAAAAGAACAATCCCAAGCCCCCGATATAGACGAAGACCTCTCCCCATACTTCGCCGCCCCACCAGGACCCGTTCGACGGGGTTCCCAAGGCATGCGGGGCCGCCAGGGAGAGCAAATGGACCGGGCGAAAGGCCCCGGTGGAAAACTTCCCGAAATCGAAGTCGGCGCTGTGCCAGGTATGTTCGGATTGGGTCGCCGGGCCCTTTTCCCAAGTCACGCCATCGTACCTGTTCGTATCGTCGACCAGCTTTAGGAAGGGGATTAGTAAGGGCAAGCACCAAACCAGGGCGAGGATATTCCCGCCCAGGACCCAGGCCAGAGCGCGCGGGGAGGGTCCCGCTCCCGGCCCCGCGCCCGCCGTCGTTCCCGGCCCGGGTAACTTGCGTGCTACTACCGCCCGCGCTATGGAAGCCACCGTGAAAATCCCGATCAGGAAGGCCGTGGCGGCGGACGCTTGCGGGTGGCCGCCCAGCGCTTGCATGGCCACGCAGGCGGCATAGGCGCAAAGGGTCTTCAGGCCGGGACCGTCGCGCAAGGCCAGGAATGCGGCCAGCACCGCGGGCAGCCAAGCCCAACCGGCCAGGAAGGTGGCGTGCTCATAACGGGCCAGCATGGTCCCGGAAAGGCCGAAGCACAGGCCCGCCCAATACGCGGCGAAAGGCTTGAGGCGGAGATGGGGTCCCAGCTTCAGGAAGCCGAAGATACCGAGGGAGAAATGGAAAGCGTAGAAGAGATGGATCCCGATAAAGGGGGAGATCGGTCCGAAGAGGAACCAGGTGACGGGATACAGATAACCGGATTGCCAATAGGCGTGCATGGGCATGCCGCATTGGTAGCTGGAGCTCCAGAGCGGAAGCGGATGCGCGAAGGACCATGCTTTGTGGAAATCCCAGAAGTAGCAGAAATACGCCACCAGCATATCGTTGTTGAGCACGGGACTGCCCTTGAGGAGCATGGGCAGTACCGCCGCCAAGCCGGGCAGGGCGCAAAGGAGAATCGTCTTTTTTGTCGACACCTCCCAGATTGTACGCTATCGGCGCTCCGAAAGCGGTAGCGGGCGCCTATGGCGCTGGAAGGGGGAAAAAAGGATCTCCCTAGTAGGAGGTCCGATATGAAAAACAACCTGAAGAGATGGATGCTCCATCGAGGCAAAATCGACCCCAAGGAAATCGATCTCGGGGACGTGGAGCCCGAGCATCCGGACGAGTATCCGGCCCGGCATCTCAAGGAACGCTTGGACGGGAGGCGTGATTCCATCGAAGAGATAGAGGGCGGCCCTAAAGGAATGCCCGAGGGCCCGGGCGGTTTCTAAAGCGGATCCGACCCAGATCCGTTAGGGTTCACTCTAGGCCGCCATCAGGCCGCGCGGTCGCTACGACGCCCTTCCGGCCGGGGCGGCAGGGAATCTTCGTCCAACGGGCGAACGGGGAAGGCGGTGATTCGCGGCGTGAGATCCGTCGCGTTGGGCGCGAGAACGTATTCGGGACGCCGCTTTAGGTGATCGAGGATGACCAGGATATACCGACCCAGGATTCCCAAGTAGACGAGTATAAGTCCTCCGAGGAAGAGCGTCGAGGCGATCAAGTCGGTATAGCCGGGAACGTTGTGGTTGGTGAAAATCTTGGCGGCTACGTTGTAGATGCCGTACAAGAAGGCCAACGCGCTGATGATCATTCCCATGCGCATGGCCAACTTCAGGGGTACCGTGCTGAATCCGAATAAGGCCTCCGAGCCCATCCGCCAGGACTGGCGGAAACCGAAGGAGGCGTTCCCATGCAGGCGCTCGCCCAAGCGATAAGGCAGCGAGGCGGTGCGGAAGCCCAAATACGGTAGGATGGCGCGTATGATCAGGTGCCGCTCCGGAAGCGTGTTCAGCGCGTCGCAAACCGTGCGGCTGACCATGCGGAAGTCGGAGGCCTGGGGCTGGATGGGAACTTCGGAGACCGCGTTGAAAATCCGGTAGAAGGCGCGCGACAGGAGATTCTTGAAGAAGCCGGATTGGGTCCCCTCGCGAACCATCTGCACCACGTCGAAACCGTCTTCGGCTTTGGCCAGCATGGCCGGCAAAAGGGCGGGAGGATGCTGGAGGTCGGCATCCAAGGTCGCGATGAAACGGCCCCGGGCGGCGCGGTAGCCGGCGCGCAAGGCGTTCTGGTGGCCGGCATTGCGGACGAAGCTGATCAGGCGCACGGTGGCATCGCGTGACGCCAACGATGCAACCTCCCCCCCGGTTCGATCGGTGCTGCCGTCGTCCACGAAGATCATTTCGATGGGAATGCCGACGCAGGCCGCGGAAACCGCCGCGTACAGGGGCCGGACATTGGCCTCTTCATTATGGCAAGGCACGATCACCGAAACGCGCGGCGGCCCCGCGCCGGCCCTGCCGGTTTGCCAATCCCGTCCGTCCATATCCTATCGATTTTAGCATAGCCCTGCCCGGAAAAGGAAGGCGGGCCCCTCCGGTTTTGGGGAGGAGGAGGGTATTTTTCCCGATATGACCCATTCCCCCTTCCGCGTCGGCGTCGTAGGCGCCGGCGGTATAGCTCGCGGGCAACATTTGCCGGGCTGGCGCGGCATTCCCAATGTGAATATCGTCGCGATAGCCGACATCAACAAGGCGGCCGCGTCGGCCGCGGCCATGGAATTCGGGGCCGCCCACGTCTTCACCGATTTCCAGGATCTGCTTAAACTCGATCTGGACGCCGTGGACGTGTGCACCCCCAACCTTTCCCATGTGCCCATCGTCCAGGCCGCCCTGGAGGCGGGCAAGCACGTGATCTGCGAGAAGCCCTTGGCGGTGACCGCGCGCGAGGTGCGTCAGATCGGGGAGCTGGCCGACGCCAAAGGCCTGAAACTGATGACCGCCCAGCATCATCGCTTCGGGGCCGCCGGGCGCGCGGCCAAACGCTGGGCGGAACAAGGCTTCCTCGGGCCCGTCTATCACGCGCGGGTGCGGGCCATGCGGCGCGCCTGGCTGCCGGTTTCCCCCGGCTTCATCGACGCGCGGTTATCCGGCGGCGGTCCTTGCATGGACATCGGCGTGCATGCGCTGGACCTTTGCCTGTGGCTAATGGGATTTCCCGAACCGGCGCGCGTGAGCGGGACGGCGCGGGTGAACTTCGCGAAAGGCAGCGAGATCCCCGGCATGTGGGGGGAATGGAACCGCGAGCTGTATTCGGTCGAGGATTTCGCCGCCGGCTTCGTGCATTTCAAGGGCCCTTCAGGGGGCACCCTGGGCTTGGAGACCGCTTGGCTGGGGCATCAGGCGGAGAACGAAGAGATGGGTTGCCAACTCTTCGGGCTGAAGGGCGGGCTGAAATGGCCCGACGGGCACTTCGCTTCGGTGCAGGGCGGCGTGTTCGCGCAGGGATCCTTGACCTATCCCACCCATGTCGAAAACGCCTACCTCGAGGAGCTGCGCGCATTCCATGACTGCATCGTGAACGGAACGCCGTCCCCGGTGCCGTGGCGGGAGACAGAGAAGGTGATCGCCATCCTGGAGGCGATCTATACGTCGCAGAAGGAAGGGCGGGAAGTGGTCCTGGGTATTTCCTGAAATCGATCCGAGCCGCCTACCCGTACCGCCTTCGCTTCTGGATCGCGTTCCTCTGCGCTTGCGTCCGCGGCGTAATGGCCGATCCGCCCCCGTCCTCCCTCCCCAACCCGGGCCATTTCGGCCTCGATAGTACGCAGGCCTATGGTCATCTCGGGATCCAATTCAATCAAGCCGAGGCCTATGGGCCGGAGGAACGGGCCTGGGGATTGGACAATGCCTTGCAGGGCCTAATCCAGGTCCATGCGTATCGCCTGGCCGGGCGCTTGGGGGCCGCCGCCTTCTTCTCGCAGACGCCTAGTTCCGGGACGGGATCGGGCACAAGGTTGACTAGAGGGCACCTGCGCGTGGGCGAAGCCTCCTTGCGCTGGCGCTTCGGCGGCACGGAGGCGGATGACGGGATCCAGATCGGCCTGACGCCTTTGCAAGGGAATGCCGATGCGATCCTGTTCGGGAATTACCTCGCCCGCTATAGCCCCTATCCCACCGTAGAGGCGCGCAAGCCGGCGGCATGGGATTCCCTGGGGACGCTGGCCCCGCGGGTGGAGGGAATCCGCCTGGCGCTTGGATCCGGCGCCGGTCCCGTGCGCGCCGAAAGCTGGATCGTGAAGGACCAGGACGAAAATGAGGTGGACGCGAAATTTTCCCTTCTCGTCTTCCTGGCCGGCCGGGCTCCGCGCAAGGTGGAATGGGGCCTCGGCCT
This genomic interval carries:
- a CDS encoding Gfo/Idh/MocA family oxidoreductase translates to MTHSPFRVGVVGAGGIARGQHLPGWRGIPNVNIVAIADINKAAASAAAMEFGAAHVFTDFQDLLKLDLDAVDVCTPNLSHVPIVQAALEAGKHVICEKPLAVTAREVRQIGELADAKGLKLMTAQHHRFGAAGRAAKRWAEQGFLGPVYHARVRAMRRAWLPVSPGFIDARLSGGGPCMDIGVHALDLCLWLMGFPEPARVSGTARVNFAKGSEIPGMWGEWNRELYSVEDFAAGFVHFKGPSGGTLGLETAWLGHQAENEEMGCQLFGLKGGLKWPDGHFASVQGGVFAQGSLTYPTHVENAYLEELRAFHDCIVNGTPSPVPWRETEKVIAILEAIYTSQKEGREVVLGIS
- a CDS encoding DUF4399 domain-containing protein; the encoded protein is MAGSLLVLAGCGGGDKKVYFGNLTDGASVESPFKVEMKAENLIVEPATMGVNQGHGHFHIIVDAPLASPSEPMAKDAVHLHFGDGQTETTLDLPVGQHTLILQFAKGDHVPYDPPIYQQVTVNVTKRNAPEPAAAKPADSTAAKVDTTAKAAASATADTSKAKAKKAAPKAAKKKTK
- a CDS encoding glycosyltransferase family 2 protein, which produces MDGRDWQTGRAGAGPPRVSVIVPCHNEEANVRPLYAAVSAACVGIPIEMIFVDDGSTDRTGGEVASLASRDATVRLISFVRNAGHQNALRAGYRAARGRFIATLDADLQHPPALLPAMLAKAEDGFDVVQMVREGTQSGFFKNLLSRAFYRIFNAVSEVPIQPQASDFRMVSRTVCDALNTLPERHLIIRAILPYLGFRTASLPYRLGERLHGNASFGFRQSWRMGSEALFGFSTVPLKLAMRMGMIISALAFLYGIYNVAAKIFTNHNVPGYTDLIASTLFLGGLILVYLGILGRYILVILDHLKRRPEYVLAPNATDLTPRITAFPVRPLDEDSLPPRPEGRRSDRAA